AGATATGTTCCTCTAGAGCATCTAAAATAAACACAGATAGTGTAAATAAATTTGAAGTACTAAAAAggtgtaaaacttttttatattatggGTGTACAGTTATTATTcctattatataattatataaataaaaaaatcattacaGGTCAACTTGTTATGGTTCAACTAAACAGCACAGATGCCTCAACATTGTGTCCTAGCTGTTCTATCTTGTCCTCAACCAAAAATACAAGTATTCgtagttttcaaactaaaaagaatgaaaagatcaattttttttttgcatatatgCCACCACACCCTGAGTAGGAACTTCAGTTGCCATTTTTTTCAAGTTGATGACATATATTAACAGAAGTTGAATGGTAAGGCAGCATGATACTTTCCAACAGCAAAAATTGGATGCATAGAATCTCAGTACGGTTCAATCAGTTGGCACAGTGCAAAGCAACCCATGTCCTAGACTATGCTCCAGAGGATACATGGTTGCCCTCTTCACATACCTTATATGATCAAGTGCCGCCTTTCGAAGGTTTGAAAGGgcatttaaatttcttttaacttGCTTCTTAGTAATGGAACAAGAATGCAATGGATCTTCAGATCCTGCTCCAACTCTCCTGCAAATATATAATGAATTAAGAAAGTCCAACTAATTTTGGATGTAATTAATCTACTCAAAGTCAAGCTCAACTAACAACTAATAATATGCAATGTGTGATCAGACAACTGAAGGATAGCATTAGGCATTCGGGATCATTATTGTATGCCCATAGAGCAACAAACTACTTGCTATCTCTAAATATTACATTTGAAAGATAATATTGCCGTACAATGGTAAACTAACAGGGCCGAATGAGTGATGCTAAATGAAGCTTTGTCTACTCATGTACATGACTTACAAATTACTTATTATTCTATTTGTCACAGTTTAAGTTGTCTTACTAGGAGAATGAGCAAAAGAAACTAAGAGTTGATACTCCTATTATTCTTAGAGAAGCAACATAAAACCATTCACGAGCTTTCATCTAACAGCTTAAACTTTTGAATAGTTGCTTCatcaaaattatacatttatatGCCCTTGGTAAAATCTATACAAAAGGTTTTAAGGggaataaagaaaaaattgaggGAAGTGGTATCATTTACCTTAGTAATTTCTCTGAGGCAATCCTAGCAGCCCTAATAATATGGGGGCTTGGAACCCATTTTACCACACGGCTTGGATCAGCTCTCATGGGAGAATGGATTTTGATCAGCTTAACAACGAAAAAGGTAGAGAACGTCAATGGTTGGAAAAACAAGAAACATGATTGTACTCATACTGCTAGGCACCAAGTCAATACAAAATAAACACCATTTGCTTATGCTTTATACTACATTAGTCGAACACTTCAATAATTGACACTTCACTTGAACCTATGAACGCCAGAATTTTAAATCATCTCCAATGCATGATGCTAAATTTAACTATTTCTAAATGATTTTTACCAGCAGTAGTAAGGATAGTTTACTTACTCCCAGGCACTCCATCATCTGGTAATAAGCTCTACCATGTAACGGCGTATGGCCTTGACGAGATTCAGAGAAATATCTTGTCctgaaataaatttataaagcATACTGATCAAGTAATCCCCTTTCGAAGAAAGAAGTAGCTAACCAGAAATGctaatttcaaacaaataatttatttaccACTCTTTATAGCCAGGATCCACAGTGAAACCATACATATCCACAGAATCACACATGGAGAGGGCAAATTCAAGAGCCTTAAGCCCAGTTCCTTTTGCGGCTGAACCAAAGGAAGCACCTAGCATGAGATATACAGGATTTTTTATAGGAAGTTCCTGCAGAAGACAAAAGCCGATTGCTTTGCAAATGGTCATATAGAACATGTGGTACAACAAATAAAGGATCTTATACGGTGATTTCCATTGATAACAAAACATACCTTGATCATTTTGTTCATGATGTCATGAATGGTTGTTTTTACTATCAAGACTTCTTTTCTTTGCTCTGCAGAAACAACATTTATGTAAGGCACTAGTAATTAACAATGGCATTGTAACAAGTGGAACTCATAAGAATTAGCAATACCATCTAATTCTACAACTTTATCCAGCGCTTTGGCAGATCCTCGATTTAGAAGACGGAATGTGCTTTTCCTACCCACATATTCAGTATAGTTCTGCAGTTTTGAATATAACTTAGTTGGCAAGGTCTTAATATTCATgacaaaatagaaagaaaagcaGAAAAACATTGTTGATCAACTAACCTGTGTTGGAGCGCCATTTTCTCTTAAGACAGCATCATAACCATCAATCTCCTTtccaaattttgttttcaaaagaTCTCCCGAATTACCAATAACAGCACAGCGCCCATATTGTCTAGGGAAGTATGGTGGTGTTTCAGGGAGCACTAGTGAAAGTTTCTCCATGCACAAGGTCCTGTTCTCGCAGCGGTTGCTGCAACACAGAAGAATCCTATTTGTGAGACTTTATACTAACATCAATTTCTTTCTTAAGAACCCCTAAATTTATAGTTATAAGTAATTATAAATAGGTAAACATGGAATATGGtaattactccctccatcccacaatatatgtcgctttgacacttttacacatattaagaaaggtaattaatgttgtatggaaaagagagattatgagttgatttacaaaattgtccttcatttatggtatggaaagaataaattgaagaattaaaagaagagagagtaataactagttaagggtataataagaaaaatagcattaaatgcttcattggtaatataaagcgacatatattgtggtacaaatttttttcccaaagtgacatatattgtgataGGGAGGGAGTATGTTATATATTGAGATTGACAAGCCCATGTTGCATTTAGCAATCAAGGTAGAGTGGAAGAGATGGCATAAGAAAAGATTTTATCACTTCTATAAGAGCATGAGAATGATAGACTGTAGGCTGAACCGGTGAACCTTGTAATATTGTGCGAGATAAGCCTACTTATTTCCTAATATTGAATTTTCACACTCACACCGCTAATTCAAGGGATGGTTTGTTCGCAACATCAAATTAAAAGAAGTCTTAGAATAGACAAATTTACAGATTGTCCTAGTTCACGTGATATACCACATGCCTTACTTCGAGATGAAGATCTCAATGCCAAAATCTATTGCCTTTTAGGATAAAGAAAGCTTCATACCATTTGAGGTTTTGAAATTCTCATAACTTTTGTGGCAATTTATAGTCAACTACAGTATATAGAGTATACTAATACTTTGCTCAGTACATTTCTAATAAATGAATGACTtcaaatgaaatttaatttggttttattCTGTGTAGGCTACCATTATTCAATGATGATTAAATAATAGTTTCGTAAGATCCAGATGTACAGTTACTTACAGTTGTATTCCTTTATTGATCCTGCGCCATGCATACTCCTCCCATCCATTCGGTAAAGAATCAATGAATTCCTTGGTGAGTATAGTGGTGCTGTTCCGCACCTGGGCAGTCATTACACACAACAATAAATGGAAGCCATACATCATAAATTCATCATTCTACAACACTtgcaaaaaacaaataaaagggAGCTGACATGAATATCAATAAGATGGTACGGGTAATTGAACAGCCTTGCAGTACAGTACGAAATATATATTTAGACAGTCTAATAGCAAATCTATAATAGAATATCCAAAGCACCTGGGTTTATATCGCAAATAGCACAGACCAAGTTGCTTACCTGCTCCCATGTGGCAACAGCTTCACATAGATTAAAATCAAAAGATAGAGCTTCAAGTTCACCAGTTTTGGGATCTCTCTGTCAATAAAGAAACCTCCATAAGTCAACAATTgtttaactacttttaaactaaatATGACAAAGTATATGTATATCACTATCCATAATTTTGAATATGCGTAAACTATTTCCCCGTGGGTTCTAGCTTGTCataattaacatatttttttaggatcatatatgcaaatattatattttacttcATAAAATAAGGTCAGTGATTGATTAGGGATATTTACCCATTTGGGGATAGTGTCACTGGGAAAACTAATTGTGGTTTGACAATAATCACTGCCGCTAGCTGCTTTCAGACCAAGTCCATTTGCACTCTGCACATAAATTAGCTACTCGGTCAAATCATCCAAATAATTTCTACTCGGTAAAAAAGATTGGAAGATTAAGACTATAAGAAAACAAAACGGAACCAATATATTACAATTTAAACTCCAAAATAAATACCACACTGCAATCAGTTTTCATAAACTACTAGTATTTCACAACTCGCCACCACAATCCTTTCAAGGAAACACAATATCATTCAACATTAAAAAATAGCCTTCTGAAATTCAGTTCAATAAATTTCCCTAACCTTTACCAAAGTTCCAACATTCAATATTGCTGAATTTGTTTTTCTTGGTAAACCAAAGGGGTATCCTCCGCGCGCAACTGCGGAGACTAATcccctcgaggtaactgagattggtcgacctctcccaacaaatgtttttcCGTACGCACGCACCAGTCAgggatcgaacccaagaccAAATGGTTAAGTGCCTTACATCAAAACATTGTTGGCATCcaatcaaaacaaaaccaaaattcaGATTCACAATCTCGTCCCATTTTACTAAAACAATCATAGATTCATACATATAACCTGAACAAACTAGAAAActaaaatcacaaaaaataatacaaatctAAGGcaaatgcaacaacaacaacaacaaaaactaaAGTAGTGACTACTAAACAGAAATGGAAACATTACCACACACTTCTGGAAAGAGTCGTGAAGCGAAAGCAACGATTCAGCTTCTTCATCTGTAAGGTGATAACTGCGATCTGTATCAATGGTTACATTACAATAATTATTAGATTCAACGAAATTGAAAAAATCTCTTTGAATAtgaataagatatgataatgcATTGtaaatacatacatacatacagaAGGATCGGAGAGTCCAGTGATGTAAATGCAAATTGCTGCAAATCCAGATGCTAAAGCAAGCAACAAGCCTAATCGAAGAACCCTCATTGAACTTAGTTACCAATTGAAGCTACTTGATGAACTGTGAGATatgaattagggtttatgaAATTGTTGAGATTGAATCTGGTGTTGAAATCACTTGCTCTGTGAATGCAAAATCAATCTTCGCTAGTTTCTCATCTCGTGTTTGATCAAATATTGAGATTTTTAGAGTttggataaaaataaaaaataatatgaattatTATGGAGAAAATAACACGgataaatgcaaaaatgtgtCTCAGGAGTGTGGGAAAAGAAATTCACCAACAATTTTCCTAATGAACGAAAATGATTTGAAGGCTAAAATGATCATGGCCCAAACAAAGCCCAACTGAGAAAGTACTTACTTTTTGTAAAGATATTATCCACACCCCCACAATTTGTACTCACACCATTAAGAAGTTAACTTTAATTTACGTCTTTACCTATATACTTTTCTGTAGAAGATAAGTATTGGATATAaacaaagaataaattttttaaggtattgaacaaatttttatCTTGTACAATGAATGATGGACAAATGAttcattttagtatttttaaaaagttgtacttaagacaaaaaaaaaattcatatgatTTAGTGAATGGCaataattttagtatttattCAGTCATTTGCCCCTCTATTTTGTTATGTCCCTTgaacaaatttaaaatcaaacacaatacagTTGAAGATGTActatacaattttttgtttttttagcagATTAAACGTACTctatattttattctatttatatatatttatatgaagaacaagatttttttagtttttctataTATAGCATATGGAAagtataataatatattgttgGGACAAATAAGTAGAGTTGGAGAGAACCAAGTAACTGAAGTGAGGAAAAGATAAGCAAGTGGAGGACTATAATTAGGTGTTATAAATCAATGTGAAGTTCTATATTATCTTCTCTTGTTCCTCTAGACAAATGGGACATGGCCATTCAATGGCTTAAGGATTGTGTGTGGGACATGGCCATTGGGCATTGGCTGCTAGTGTCACCTGAACCATGACCATCTCCAACCATGTTGCCTCTAAAGATGGGTCCTCCCTTCCCTTACTAACACCTTTGTATGGAACCATTAATTAGAACCCTTCCAACAAAGAGGAGTGTAGGAATATATCATCTCATGTGCTGCTTATCCTCCCCGGCAACAAAGATATTAAGAGCACCCACATCCATCAAACCCATTTGAGTTAtttaaatgggtcccacttaatattttatattacttCACACttcttaattatttaaataactcaactatattttctaaatatccATACAACCCACCAAACACTCTAAAATGGATCCCACTTGTAGGTTAATTGTTTGAAAAAAAGCAAGTAAGTTAAttgtttgaaaaagaaaaagagaaagcaTGGCTTATGTGGCATATAAAGAGCGTTGGTGTGCAGAGTGTCGCTCGTCACTGTAGAAACGGTGAAAATATGTCAAATATCCATGTTTCGTGACAAAGAGTGGTATTAAACAGTTTAAGACACGGTAAAAAGGTACCGATATTCATGCTCTAAGAAGATACCTCACattaaaattacattaattgttggatcatattatattttttgtttacttaatttttatcCTTTTTCCAATCTTATAAATTTCTCCTACATGCAATACTAGTTCATGT
This portion of the Trifolium pratense cultivar HEN17-A07 linkage group LG3, ARS_RC_1.1, whole genome shotgun sequence genome encodes:
- the LOC123916017 gene encoding sialyltransferase-like protein 2, whose protein sequence is MRVLRLGLLLALASGFAAICIYITGLSDPSVYRSYHLTDEEAESLLSLHDSFQKCVSANGLGLKAASGSDYCQTTISFPSDTIPKWRDPKTGELEALSFDFNLCEAVATWEQVRNSTTILTKEFIDSLPNGWEEYAWRRINKGIQLNRCENRTLCMEKLSLVLPETPPYFPRQYGRCAVIGNSGDLLKTKFGKEIDGYDAVLRENGAPTQNYTEYVGRKSTFRLLNRGSAKALDKVVELDEQRKEVLIVKTTIHDIMNKMIKELPIKNPVYLMLGASFGSAAKGTGLKALEFALSMCDSVDMYGFTVDPGYKEWTRYFSESRQGHTPLHGRAYYQMMECLGLIKIHSPMRADPSRVVKWVPSPHIIRAARIASEKLLRRVGAGSEDPLHSCSITKKQVKRNLNALSNLRKAALDHIRYVKRATMYPLEHSLGHGLLCTVPTD